The DNA sequence TATGTTagtttacaataaaatattgatatatagcatttaatatattttttggtacagctatttttaattctttcttaacaatttaggaaaataaagaataatagaGAGATCCAttccaaaaagaataaaacaaaagtataaataataaataataaataagagagAGGAGTTTTAAGAGATAAAAGATTGGTTTTTCCTGCTTCAGGAAATCAACCTCCATCACTAATGTGGTTATGGCGATAGTCACTCTGTCTTACCAATTGATGATTTCAGGGTTGGTATAAGCAGAGGGATACATAGTTTAACTATTTCTTAGAACTAACcgcaaaaacaaagaaataagaaaGAACCAATTAGTGACACACTTGCAAATTGGTCCTACGAAATGTCTTTTGCAAAGTTTCCAAGTAATTGGGAAGGAAAACCAGTTTCCTAGCCATTAACTaaaaatattgtgttatttattcagcaaagaaaattaaaaatagtatctcaaaataaaaagagctTCCTTGAACtattaacaaattttcaaaataataaggGTCTTTTTTTTCATCTGGACTTTATAAGTAAAAGATTATTATAgactttgtttatttctttttataacaAATTGTAACAATATTTTCCATGTATATAGCTGTTTGATTGGCTTCGCTATGCATAATTCATAACTTTAGTTTCCTCTACATTTTTAATGCATTTTTCcctttcaaaaacaaataatgttaaaattattaaaatatttaccaaatatatttattaaatgatgttataaataatatgatattttttaactagtttatgtttttaatttatttattcatttatgttcAGAAGCGTTcactttttcatttaaattatgtgaacatgtaaattaataatatttttatatatattattttttttaaataaatttaatgaacattttgatacatataatattattgaaaataatttaactgTTAATATATCAAATTCACATAATCAtggaaattaatttgaattacatttttaattaatagataGTCTAGTGTTTTGCTATTATTTCTTATGGATTtatattctctattgtaatcaTACTTTTGACAGTGATattgatataattattattattgttgttgtttttggcTGGAAAGCCTTAAAAACGatggttaaagagagaacaggTGTTATTCATAGCATAATGGCAATTGTTTCATTAATCCTGAATACATTATTTCTAGTTTAAGAATCTGTCATGCGTTTTTGACAAGTACATAGAGAGCCTAATAGGGATATGAGAATCAGTGGAAAAGAGATGCCGGAGTGGAATTAACACAACCATTCCATACTTGCTCGCTCTTATCCAAAATTTCAGAAACGTTTCCTTTGAAAGTAGGCCTCTGAGTAGCATATACAATCAAATCATGGTGACATTGTTTGCCCACAGATAGAAGCCGAGTGCAACAATCCTTGGTGACAGTAGTTCCATTGACGAATACGGCTAAGTATACTAGTTTGCCACAGTCTCCGAGTTTGTCCGCACATTCTAACAAATGCTGCTGTGCAGGTGCTGGTGATGGTGCTGGGACTGCAAGTCCTGGTAAGATGGTGACTGCTGCGCTTCCCAGAAACAAAATCACCATAAGGGGAGAAATGCTCAGCCTTGCCATGGCGATGATTAGTTTATGAATTGTTTGTGTTTTTCTTCGTTAATGTGGCAAAGCGGGCTACTTTGGAGATGTATGTTGTCTTTGGAAATGTTTTAAATCTATTTATAGGATGACTGGGGGTTGTTAGAATAGGAAGAGGACAATATAAATTGAGAAACGGCttattaatgaagtttaaaagtttcttcttcatttttctttttcctaactGACAAcctttgtggtttttttttattttttatttttttattagggaATGGGAAAGAAACTAATGGAACctgtttaaattataatttattgaaataatTATGTCTTTAGGATCCTCTTTGTTATCTTGGGGTTAGTCAGTAAGAAACATTTAATCTTCTTATATGAATGTGGAAGCCGATAGTCATTAAtactaaatgtttaaaaaacatACATATGATGTATATGAAATTACATgaagaacttaattttttttaaaatcaaactcTATTAAccttaaattttattagatttttttttctttagtaaaattggattgctttatcattttatttatttatttatttatttcaaacaaatgcCTTATCAATGTtgtagtttttacttttttatggaaaaaaatgaaaaatgaaaaaatgaaaaaatacgCTGTAGTTTTACAATAAGACATAAGTAAAGTGGCCTGTACTCATAAGGCTTGATCCGGTTGTATGTATACCTTTAGTCCAAGGTTCAAACCTTGATTTTCGTGAAAAATCCTCTCTTCTCCcatattgtaataaaaaaaatttaaaaaaaaaataaagcgaacctttttttttaaatttttttctaatgagGTCCTTCTATTATGACCATAGGATTTATGGATCACCATGAGATTCAATGGTTATGATGGAGGGATTTTACTTAATAAGTGGCTTTACTTGACCTTGTTATTAGTACATTTCTACAGTAATttaattctatttatttatttttttcatcttattAGGAATTGACTTTTACAATTTAGTAGGCtcatttttaattgaataatacaaggtacaaattaaatatatcaaaatgtgTATGAAGTATAATGTGTTAATTGtcgattgattttatttttaattatatttatccaaTTCACTtgtcaataattaatttacaattagatGTTAgtcaataaaatattgatatataacatttggtatatatttttgtacTCCTAATATTGCTaacttttaattctttaatttaggaaaataaagaataacGAAGATatccttcccccccccccccccccccaaaaaaaaaaaaaagcaaaaataataaataataaataaaagagaggaTATAAgaagttttaagagaaaaaaaaaattggttgttCTTGCTTAGGAAATCAACCTCCAACACTAATGTGGTTATGGCGATAATCACTCTGTCTTTCCGATTGATGATTTGAGCATTGGTATGAGCAGAAGATATATAGTTTTACAAATTTCTTGGAACCGatagcaaaaaggaagaaagaagaaagaaccaACTAGTGACACAACTGGTCTTTTGCAAAGTTTCCAAGTATTTAACTAGTTGGGAAGGAAAACCAGTTTCCTAGCCATTAACAAAAAATAGTGTATTATTTATTCagcaaagaaaactaaaaacagtatctcaaaataaaaagagctttcttaaattattaacaaattttcaaaataaagagtttttttttttttttttcattcggACTTTATATGTAAAAGATTAACCGGCTTTGTTTCTTTCCTATTATAATGGATTGTAACAATATTTTCCACATATAGGACGGTTTTATTGGCTTTAAACATAATTCCTAACTTTAGTTTTCTCTACATTTTTAAGGCATTTTTGCccctaaaaaacaaataatgttAGAATTATcgaaatatttatcaaatttatttattaaatgatgtaGTAGATAATGTGAAAGTactcaatttatttatatttttaattaatttatccatttatagactcatttttttatatataaattatatgaatatgtcaactaataatattttaacatattttatttgataaataaattgagtGAACATTTTGAAATCTATAACATTactgaaaataattttacttgcaaatataccaaataaCCATTGAAGTTAACTCGAAGTTGGATGGTTTGATAAAGTATTTTGCTAGATAACAATCAATGGTGAACTATTTCCCTCCAAAACTTACatcaaagaaaagaagattagataattaaaaaaattaaaagaaaaaatagattaGATAATGAAAAAGATTTATGGGAATATAATTATcctatttaaatcaaattatttatctaatcaaattaaattttttacatggacacaaaagatatatttgaaatttatattttgatggaaaaataagatatatttacaatttatatttaaatataaattcaaaaattaaaattcaaaagtaaaaaataaaatttaaattcaaaatcatgTTTTATTTTGAGTCTTACACCTTTATTTATAGAGgcagaagccaaaaaaaaaaaaaaaaaaaaaaaggagattggAAAACTAGTGAAATAAGTCTAAACAATACAGAGAAGAGTAAAAGACAAAAAGGAAAGAGGCAAAgtttggagggaaaaaaaaaatgttcatatAGGTACGGTGACATtctttttcataacaaatagtTATTAATATTCTAGTCTCAAGAAATACTGTGGTCAGAAGCAGAATTTGCAGTATTGGGCCAACAAAACCTGCTTCAATTGCTTCTTCGCTAACGCCGATGATAAGTTCTCTCTCTCCCTAATTGTAGGCTGGTTTTTGGATGTTAAATTTGTGGCTTTGTGAACAAAGACCATCGTACATAGAAGAACTCATTAGATGGCTTGGTTagctaatttgaattaattagcATTTCTAAATGCCACATGTACTACTCATTAATGTTCATATATCATGcccaaataagaaaaagaaaaaaccacaaaggttgtcaattaaaaaaaaaaaaaaaaaaaaaaacttttaaaacttcATTAATAAGCCGTTTCTCAATTTATATTGTCCTTTCCTACTCCTAACCTCCCCTGTTCCCATCATCCTATAAATAAACTCAACATTTTCACAGACTACACACATCTCCAAAGTAGCCCGCTTTGCcacattaaagaaaaaaacacaagcaATTCATAAATTAATCATCGCCATGGCAAGGCTGAGCATTTCTCCCGTTATGGTGATTTTGCTTCTGGGAAGCGCAGCAGTCGCCATCTTACCAGGACTTGCAGTCCCAGCACCAGCACCAGCACCTGCACAGCAGCATTTGTTAGAATGTGCGGACAAACTCGGAGACTGCGGCAAACTAGTATACTTAGCCGTATTCGTCAATGGAACTACTGTCACCAAGGATTGTTGCACTCGGCTTCTATCTGTGGGCAAACAATGTCACCATGATTTGATTGTATATGCTACTCAGAGGCCTACTTTCAAAGGAAACGTTTCTGAAATTTTGGATAAGAGCGAGCAAGTATGGAATGGTTGTGTTAATTCCACTCCGGCATCTCTTTTCCACTGATTCTCATATCCCTAATAGGCTGTCTATGTACTTGTCAAAAACGCATGGCAGATTCTTAAACTCGAAATAATGTATTCAGGATTAATGAAACAAATGCCATTATGCTATGAATAACAcctgttctctctttaaccatCGTTTTTAAGGCTTTCCagcaaaaaacaacaacaataataataattatatcaatATCACTATCAAAAGCAtgattacaatagagaatataAATCCATAAGAAATAATAGCAAAACTCTAGACtatctattaattaaaaatgtacttcaaattaatttgatggttgtgtgaatttaatatattaacagttaaattattttcaataatatatatatatatatatatatacatcaaaatgttcattaaatttattaaaaaaataacatatataaaaatattattaatttacatattcatataatttatatgaaaaagtgAACAGCCTCTCAATGAAAATggataaatgaattaaaaaaattaactaattaaaaattatcatattatttatcacatcatttaataaatatatttggtgAATATCTTAATAATTTTAACACTATTAGGGTGTTTGGGTAATGATAAAGTTAATgggaatttaaaattctttcggaaagtaaaattttcttctgtttgataatttttaagagaAGAAATTTGTGGGCCCTAGTGGAAAATAAATCTCGTAATGTAGGAAACTGACAGAGAAATGGATCATACTAAAGaggtatcattttaaaattctatgaGAAACTGATAttacgtatttttttaaatacaattttatcatttaattttaatgtataaatttatttaattacttataagtcCTATTTTCctctataattaaccaaacactgtaaaaaaaatcccaaaaatattcattttcagGAAACTGAATATCAAAAAACGGATTCTCAAGAATCAGTTTCCTTCAATACTACTTTTACTAAACATCCCATATTtgtttttgaaggaaaaaaaaatgcattaaaaaTGTAGAGGAAACTAAAGTTATGAATTATGCAAAGTGAAGCCAATCAAACTGCTGTATATGTGTAAAATACTGTTACAATCAAAGTCCATAATAATCTTTCACTTATAAAGTCCAgatgaaaaagaaactaaaaaaagaCCCTTGTTATTTAATAATTCAAGGAAACTCTTGTTATTTTGAGATactatttttagttttctttgctgaataaataacacaatatttttAGTTAATGGCTAGGAAACTGGTTTTCCTTGCCAATTACTTGGAAACTTTGCAAAAGACATTTCGTAATGACCAATTTGCAAGTGTGTCACTAAttggttcttttttctttctttctttttgtggtTGGTTCTAAGAAATAGTTAAACTATCTAATCCTCTGCTTACACCAATCCTCAAATAATCAATTGGTAAGAAAGAGTCACTATCGCCATAACCACATTAGTGATGGAGGTTGATTTCCTCAAGCAGAAAAAACCAATCCTTTATCTCTTAAAACtcctctcttttatttattatttattatttttgcttctttttttttttattctttttggaaTGGATCTCtctattattctttattttcctaAATTGTTAAGATAGAATTAAAAATAGTAATGATAGGAGTACCAAataaatgtaccaaaatatatattaaatgctatatattaatattttattgaaaactaACATATTATTGTAAACTAATTACTGATAAGTAAAccagataaatataattaaaaatatgaatgaatcAACAATTAACATATAATTCTTGTATATCTTGATACATTTATTTAGTGCTTTGTATTATTCAACTAAAAATGAGCCTACTAGATAGTAAAAGTCTATTGCTAAAAaactggaaaaataataataaataaaattaaattactgtAGTAATATCCTAATAACTAGGTTTAGTAAATGCACTTTACTGATCAAGACAAATTCCCCTGTCATTGGTCTATAGCTAGGATTACTAGGAAAATTCGAGATCAGAGTCTTCTTTTTCACTCTATTACTTTTGCTTGGATCTCAAGACATCATAATAAGCCGGCTCATCTAGCATCTCGGAATGGCCCTGTATCTCCTTTTGTAATTTCTAAAGATTTCTTGGTCACTATGAATCAGGAAGAGGCTTGACTGCCTTTCTTTGATTCCTAGTCAGCATATTTGATGTTTTCTTgctttttggttaatataaatCCTCcacttttttaatcaaaaaaaaaaaaaacagaaagagtAAATGCGctttactttttaaataaagTCTTTAATTATAACCATTAGATTACATGGAAATCCATAAAATCCTATTGTCAAGAAGGACCTCgtttaaaaagtaaatatataaatacagttcacttttttttttttttttaataattttttcattacaatataaaaggaaaaaggattTCGCACCAAGACCAAGGCTTGAACCTTGAACCAGAGGTGTACATGCAACCGGACTAAGCCCATGAGTACAAATTAACTTTACTTATGTCGTATTGCAAAACTGcagcatattttttatatatatatgaaagctAAAACTACAGCATTGATCATGCATttgtttcccaaaaaaaataataataataataaataaaatgataaggcaatctaattttaacaaaataaattctaataaaatttaagGTTAACAgagtttgattttaaaaaaattaagctcTGCAGGTAATTTTATATAcatcataaatattttctttaaatatgtAGTATTAATGACTTCTGGCATCCTCATTTATATTAGAAGATTAAATGTTTTTCACTGAATAACTCCTATATAACAAAGAGGGACCTAAAGACATAActgtttcaataaattctaaTTTAAGTACGTTTGATCTAGTGTCTTTCCCATTctctaataagaaaaagaaaaaaccacaaagattgaagttaaaaaaaaaaaaatgaaaaatgaagaagaaacttttaaacttcattaataaGCCGTTTCTCAATTTATATTGTCCTTTCCTATTCCTAACCTCCCCTGTTTCCATCATCCTATAAATAAGCTTAACATTTTTACAGACTACACACATCTCCAAAGTAGCTCGCTTTGCcacattaaccaaaaaaaagcaCAAGCAATTCATAAATTAATCATCGCCATGGCAAGGCTGAACATTTCTCCCTTTATGGTGATTTTGCTTCTGGGAAGCGTAGCAGTCACCATCTTACCAGGACTTGCAGTCCCAGCATCATCACCAGCACCTGCACAGCAGCATTTGTTGGAATGTGCAAACAAACTCGGAGACTGCGGCAAACAAGTATACTTTGCTGTATTCGTCAATGGAACTACTGTCACCAAGGACTGTTGCACTCGGCTTCTATCTGTGGGCAAACAATGTCACCATGATTTGATAGTATATGCTACTCAGAGGCCTACTTTCAAAGGAAACGTTTCTGAAATTTTGGATAAGAGCGAGCAAGTATGGAATGGTTGTATTCACTCCACCCCGGCATCTCTTTTCCACTGATTCTCATATCCCTAATAGGCTCTCTATGTACTTGTCAAAAACATTTGACAGATTCTTAAACTCGAAATAATGTATTCAGGATTAATGAAACAAATGCCATCATGCTCTGAATAACACCTGTTCTCTCTCTTTAACCATGGTTTTTAATGCTTTCCAGcaaattataataacaataataattatatcgatattactttaaaaattatgattacAATAGAGAACATAAATCCATAAGAAATAATAGCAAAACAATAGAGTATCCTACTTTTAACATATTAATACAATTAAATTGTTGTTTGAGTTAATTTAGATGGTTGTGTGAATTTGATATATTAGCaatgaaattattttcaatcttattataaagtattaaaatgttttaaatttatttatcaaataacacatatataaacaagtgaattaaaaaaataaatcaattaaatattattaaattttctactttattatttaattaaaaaatttagtgAATATCTTAGTAATTCTaacattatttgtttttgaaagaaaaaaaaatgcctcaaaaatgtaaaaaaagctAAAGTTACAAATTATGCAAACTGAAGCCAATCAAACTGCCATATATGAGGAAAATATTGTTACAATCcattataaaaggaaataaacAAATCCCATTAATAATCTTTTACttattcaaaatgaaaaaaaaaatcattattttgaaaatttgttaataatttaaggAAGCTCTTTTATTTTGAGATACTATATCTAGTTTTCTTTGTTGAATAATGAACACACTATTTTCAGCTAATGGCTAGGAAACTGGTTTTCCTTCCCAATCAGTGACAAGGAGGTACTTGGAAACTTTGCGAAAGACATTTCGTAAGACCAATTTGCAAGTGTGTCACTAATtggttctttcttctttctttttattttttttttctttttttgcggTTGGTTCTAAGAAATagttatactatatatatatatatatcctctgCTTATACCAATCCTCATCAACCGGTAAGACAGAGTGACTATCGCCACAGCCACATTAATGATGGAGGTTGATTTCCAGAAGCaagaaaaaccaattttttttttatctcttaaaACTTCTTATAtcctctcttttatttattatttttactttttctcccCCTTTTTGGAAGGAATCTcactgttattttttattttccttgttaagaaagaattaaaaatagtaaaataccaaataagtgtaccaaaatatatattaatattttattgactgACATATTATTGTAAACTAATTATTAATAAgcataccaaataaatataattaaaaatatgaatcaaTCAGCAATTAACAcataatatttgataaaaatcttgataaatttatttagtaccatatattattcaatttaaaataaaccttCTAGACTGTAAAAGCCTATTCCCAATGAAATGTCGAGTAAATGCACTTTACTTTTTAAGTAAAGTCCCTCCATCGTAACCATTGGATTTCATggaaatccataaaattctatTGTCATTATAGAAGGAcctcatttaataaataaataaagttcactttattttttaatttttttattacaatataaGAGTAGAGAGAATTTTTCACCAGGATTAAGGCTTGAACCTTGGACTAGAGGTGCATATACATCCGGATCAAACCTATGAGTACAGGCTCACTTTACTTATGTCTTATTGTAAAACtacatcattttttaattttattttttttttataaaaagtaaaaaactacAATATTGATAATGCAtttctccaaaaataaataaataaaatgataaaggaatccaattttaataaaataaattctaataaaatttaagGCTAAcagtttaattttgaaaattttaaattctgcaGGTAATTTCATatacatcatatatattttctttaaacatttaatttttgatcaaaAGAACTTTTGGATCGAAAAAAAGTTCTGCCAAATGAACTCTTAGTATTAATGGCTTTGGCTTCCATATTCATTCTAGAAAATTAAATGTTTCTCACGAATAACTTCTAGACAATAAAGAGGGACCTAAGAATATaattgtttcaataaattctaatttaaatacacTCGATCAGTTTTTTTCTCATTCCCTAGTACGAAAATGAAAAAACCACAAAGATTGTAAgttaaaaagaagaaactttTATACTTCATTAATAAGCCGTTTCTCTATTTGTATTGTCCTCTTCCTATTCTTAACCTCCCCTGTTCCTGTCATCCTATAAATAtacttaaaacattttcacagaCTAAACATATCTCCAAGGTGCCCGCTTTGCCACATTAACCAAAAAAGCACACAAGCAATTCATAAATTAATCATCGCCATGGCAAGGCTGAACATTTCTCCCGTTATGGTGATTTTGCTTCTGGGAAGCGTAGCAGCCACCATCTTACCAGGACTTGCAGTCCCAGCACCAGCACCAGCAACTGCACAGCAGCATTTGTTAGAATGTGCGGACAAACTCGGAGACTGTGGCAAACTAGTATACTT is a window from the Ziziphus jujuba cultivar Dongzao chromosome 11, ASM3175591v1 genome containing:
- the LOC125419513 gene encoding protein DOWN-REGULATED IN DIF1 11 → MARLNISPFMVILLLGSVAVTILPGLAVPASSPAPAQQHLLECANKLGDCGKQVYFAVFVNGTTVTKDCCTRLLSVGKQCHHDLIVYATQRPTFKGNVSEILDKSEQVWNGCIHSTPASLFH
- the LOC125419511 gene encoding protein DOWN-REGULATED IN DIF1 11 codes for the protein MARLSISPLMVILFLGSAAVTILPGLAVPAPSPAPAQQHLLECADKLGDCGKLVYLAVFVNGTTVTKDCCTRLLSVGKQCHHDLIVYATQRPTFKGNVSEILDKSEQVWNGCVNSTPASLFH
- the LOC125419512 gene encoding protein DOWN-REGULATED IN DIF1 11, which encodes MARLSISPVMVILLLGSAAVAILPGLAVPAPAPAPAQQHLLECADKLGDCGKLVYLAVFVNGTTVTKDCCTRLLSVGKQCHHDLIVYATQRPTFKGNVSEILDKSEQVWNGCVNSTPASLFH